GCGGCAATTATTACGCGATCGTCGAGCCGCAGGGCGCCTATACCGGGCTGGACGATCTCGGCGCGTCGCGCATCGTCGAGCTCAGCCGCACGATCCGCGAGCTGGTGCGCGCGGTCTATGAGCCGGTCCATCCGCTCGATCCGCGCATCCGCGGCGTCAGCCATGTGATGTGGACGGATGCGCCGCGCGGCGACGGCGCGGACGGGCGCAACGCGGTGTTCTATGGCGAGCGCGCGATCGATCGCAGCCCGTGCGGCACCGGCACCTCGGCCCGCCTCGCGCATCTCACCGCGCTCGGCCGGCTGGCGGTGGGCGATGCCTTCGTCCACGAAAGCTATATCGGCAGCCGCTTCATCGGCCGGGTCGAGGCGGCGACGACGCTGGGCGACGCGCCCGCGATCATCCCCTCCATCGAGGGATCGGCGATCCAGACCGGGCTCAACACGCTCTGGATCGACCGGGCGGACCCCTTTCATGCGGGGTTCTCCGTCACCTGACAGGGCCATGACGGCCATAACCACACAGCCATAACCACAAACAGGGGTAGCGCATATGGGTCTGCTCGGGCCGATCAAACCGATCGACAGCGGCGAAACGAAGCAGCACGGGCGCAGCCTGAAGGCGACGCTGAGCTGGCCCCATCTGGTCGCGCTGGGGGTGGGCGCGATCGTCGGCACGGGCATCTATACGCTGACCGGCGTCGGCGCCGATCGTGCCGGGCCGGCGGTGATCCTGGCCTTCGCCATCGCCGGCGCGGTCTGCGCGTGCGCCGCGCTCGCCTATGCCGAGCTCGCGACGATGATCCCGACCGCGGGCAGCGCCTATACCTATACCTATTCGGTGCTCGGCGAGGCGCTGGCCTGGGTCGTCGGCTGGAGCCTGATCCTCGAATATTCGCTGGCCTGTTCCACGGTGGCGGTCGGCTGGGGCGGCTATCTGGTCGGCTGGCTGCAGTCGGCGGGGGTCGTCCTGCCGGCGGCGCTGCTCGCGGGGCCGCATGGCGGCGGCATCGTCAACCTGCCCGCGGTCATGGTGTCGCTGGCGGTGATGGGCATGTTGCTGGCGGGCACGCGCGAGAGCGCGACGCTGAACATCGTGCTCGTCATCATCAAGCTGGTCGCGCTCAGCATCTTCGTCGTCTTCGCGCTGCCCGCGTTCAACGCGGACAATCTCACCCCGTTCATGCCCTATGGCTTCGGCAGCGCGGAGGTGAACGGCGCCCCGCGCGGAGTGATGGCGGCGGCCGCGATCGTGTTCTTCGCCTTCTACGGCTTCGATGCGGTCGCGACCTCTGCCGAGGAAGCCAAGAATCCGGGGCGTGACCTGACCATCGGCATCATGGGATCGATGGCGGTCTGCACCTTGATCTACATGCTGGTGGCGATCGCCGCGATCGGCGCCCTGCCCTATCTGACATTGGCCAATTCGCCCGAGCCGCTGGCGCTGGTGCTGCGCACGCTCGGCCAGCCGACCGTCGCCTATCTGGTGGCGCTGGCGGCGCTGATCGCGCTCCCCTCCGTCATCCTCGTCATGATGTATGGGCAGAGCCGGATCTTCTTCGTGATGTCCCGCGACGGGCTGCTGCCGCGGCGGCTGAGCCAGGTGTCCGCCAACGGCTCGCCCCGGCTGATCACGATCATCACCGGGCTGTTCGTTGCGCTTGCCGCCGGGCTGTTCCGGCTCGACGAGATCGCCGCGCTGGCGAATGCCGGCACGCTGATCGCGTTCATCGCGGTGGGCCTCTGCCTGATGGTGCTGCGCCGCCGTTCACCCGAGCTCGTGCGCGTGTTCCGCTGCCCGGCGCCTTACCTGGTCGGGACGCTGGCGGTGCTGGGCTGCCTCTATCTGCTGTTCAGCCTGCCGAGTTCGACCTTGATCAACTTCCTGGGCTGGAACGCGATCGGGCTGATCATCTACTTCGCCTATGGCCGCAACCGGAGTGTGATCACGACCACGGGCGCGGGTGCCAGCGAAGCGGGGCTGCCGGCGTAAACAAAAGCCCTCTCCCGCACTTCGCGGGAGAAGGTTGGGTGAGGGTGCGAGCAAAGCGAGCGTTCTTCGGCGCCGGGCTAATCTGCAAATGCGGTGCCTGAAGAACAGGAAGAAGCCTCGCTCCGCTCGGCCCCTCACCCAACCCTCTCCCCCAAGGGGAGAGGGCAGTCCGGCGCACACACGACGTTCTCGGCATTTCCGTTTGTGAAGGGGGAACAGGACATGCAACTCACCCGCAAGGGCTTTCTCGGGCTGGCCACTTCGGCGCTTGCGGCAGCGGCGGTCCGCCCTGCCCTCGCCGCCACCCCCAAAGCCACCGACAAGGTGATGCCGGCGCGGCGCACGCTGATCCGGGGCGCCGACATCATCACGATGGACAGGACGCTGGGTGAAATCGCTGCCGGCGACGTGTTGATCGACAAGGGCAGGATCGCCGCGGTCGGCAAGGGGTTGCGCGCGGACGATGCCGAACTGGTCGACGGTCGCGGCATGATCCTGATGCCCGGCATGATCGACGGCCACCGCCACATGTGGGAAGGCATGGACAATGGCGTGATCGCCAAGATCTCCCGCAGCATCGGCAACTACAACGAATACAAGCTGCGGACGATGGTCTGCTACCGGCCGGAGGATGCGTGGCTCGCGCAATATGCGAGCGCGATCCAGGCGATCGATTCCGGCGTTACCTCGGTCATCGACTATTGCCATATCTTCCACACCGCCGAGCTCGCCGAGCAGGGAGCGCGCGGGCTGATCGAGTCCGGGATCGCCGGCACCTTCTGCTATCAGGTGTCGCACAGCCCGACCTACACGGCGGGAGACACGGTGCGGATGGCCGATGCCAATGCGATGCGCAACGCGCCCGCCGACGACATCCACTGGCGCACGGTCGAGCAACTGCGCGCGCGCGTGTTCACCGGTACGGACGGGCTCATCCGCTTCGGGCTGTGCCTCAGCCCCGGCATGAACGGCCGCCCGATGAAGGATCTCGCCGCCGAGTTCGCCAAGGTCCGCTCCTATCGGCCGCACATCGTCGCGCAGCATCATCACCGCGCGAAGGCGGTGCTGGCGCCCGACCTGTTCAACCAGTTCGAGCAGCTCGGGCCGGCGGGGCTGCTGGGCCCCGACTATCACGTCACCCACGGCAACGGCATGACCGATGCCGAACTGGCGATGTGTCGCGACACGGGCACGATGATCTGTTCGACCACGATGGGCGAGCACAGCTATCCCTACCCGTCCGTGCATGGCCGTGCGCGCGAGATGGGCGTCGCGGTCGGCATCGGCGTGGATGGCGCGCTCGCCTTCACCCACGATTATTTCCAGCATGTCCGCGGCGCGTTCTACAATCTGTTCCGCACCGACGAAGGCAAGGCGATCGCAGCGCGCTATCAGGGCGAGGATGCGCTCGACTTCGTCACCCGCCTCGGCGCCCGCGCGATCCGCGAGGAGGGCGTGACCGGCACGATCAGCGTCGGCAAGCGCGCGGACCTGCTGCTGCTGAAAACCGACCGCATCAACTTCCCGATCGTCGGGCCGCTGGCGGATCGGGTCGCCAACTATGCCAACCAGCCCGACATCGACACGGTGTGGATCGCCGGCGTCGTCCGCAAGCGCGGCGGCGCGATGGTGGGGGTGGACATGAGGGCGCTGAAGGCACGGATCAACGAGGCATCGACCCGGATCAACCGCGAAGGCGCGACGATCACCTTCCTATGATCCCAGGGGCCGATGAGCAGCACTCATCGGCCCCTGGCTAGCCGGCCGGTCCGGCCCGGCCGACTATTCGGGAAGTGCGGGGTTCCAGCCTTCGGGCAAGGTGCCGCCATCGGCGATGAACTGGTCGAGCCGCGCCTCGAGCACGTCGAGCGGCACCGATCCCAGCGCCAGGATGCAATCGTGGAAGGCGCGCTGGTCGAACGCGGTGCCGAGCTTCGCCTCCGCCTCGGCGCGCTTGCGGCGGATCAGCATCTCGCCCAGCTTGTAGGCGAGCGCCTGCCCCGGCCACGCGATATAGCGGTCGATCTCGGTTTCGATCTCGCGCTCCGAATGGGCGGTGTGATCGCGCATATATTGCTGCGCCTGCTCGCGGCTCCAGCCATAATGATGGATGCCGGTGTCGATCACGAGGCGCGAGGCGCGCCAGATCTCATAGGAGAGCCGGCCGAAATTCTCGTAGGGCGTGTCGTAGACGCCCATCTTGGTGCCCAGCCATTCGAGGTAGAGCGCCCAGCCCTCGCCATAGCCCGAAAAGCTGGTCTGGCGGCGGAAATCGGGCCGGCCCTTGGCTTCGGCGGCGACCGCGGCCTGGAAGCTGTGCCCCGGATTGCATTCGTGCAGGGTCAGCGCGGTCAGCGTGTAGAGCGGCCGCGAGGGCAGGTCATAGGTGTTCATCAGGCAGCTTTCGAGGCCGCCGCGTCCGCCCGTGTAGATCGGCGCCAGCGCCGGCGGCACCGGCAATATGGTGAAGCGCCGCCGCGGCAGGAAGCCGATATAGTCCGCCAGCACGCCATCGACGCGCTTGGCGACATAGGCGGAGAAGGACAGCAATTCCCTGGGCGTCTTGGGATAGAATTGCGGATCGGTGCGCAGGAAGACGAGGAACTCCGCCATGCTGCCCTTGAAGCCGGTCTGGGCCTTCACCGTCTCCATCTCGGCATAGATGCGAGCGACTTCCTTCCTGCCCATCTCGTGGATCTGCTCGGCGGTGAGGTCGAGCGTGGTGAAGCCCTTGATCTGCGCCTGGTAGAAGGCGGCGCCACCCGGCATCTTCTCCCCCGCCAAGGTGGTGCGGGCCTGCGTCATATAATCGGTGCGAATGAAGGTCAGCAGCTTCGCGTAGGCGGGAACCACCGTATCGCGCACGACGCCTTCGGCCTCCGCCTTCAGCGTGGCCTGTTCCGCCGCCGGGATCGCGGTCGGCATGGCGGCGAACGGCGCCATGAAGGGATTGTCGGCACCCGCCTCCGTGTAGGGGACGATCGTCGCGTCGCGGCCGGTGACGACGACGCGCGGCACGCTGTAGCCGCGCTTGAGCCCGGCGCGCATGTTCGCGGTCTGCTCGTCGAAATAGCGCGGAATGTCGCGCATCCGCGCGATATAGGCGCGATAGGCCGCGGCGGTCGCGAAGCCGCCCGAGCGCGGATGGTGCCCCGCCCAGAAGAAGGTGTCGGCGTTGAACGGCGCCTCATAGGTCTTGTAGCGGATGTTGGTGGCGAGCGTTCCCACCGACGCCTTGAAGATCGCGTAATTGACCTTCTCTTCCGCCGAGAGCCGGTCGAGCGGGATCGCCTTCAGTTCGGCCAGCGCCTTGTCCCAATAGGCGAGGCGTGCGGCCTGCGACGCGGCATCGACGCGCGGGAGATGATCCGCACCGTCGATCCAGCGGCCGCTCGCGTCCCTGACCCGCGCCAGTTCGGTCTGCCGCCAGGTCCATTCGCGTTCGTACAGCGCCTTGAGGCGCGCATCGGCATCCTGCGCATGGGCAGGCGAAGCCGCCGCGACCGAGGCCGCCAGCATGGCGAGCGTCAAGGTTTTCATATCATCCCTTCCTGGTCGCGGCGGCGCATCGCTCAGTTCGCCGCCGGCTCGGCGTTGACGATGGTCATGATGCCGGGCGGCAGGCCGCGTTCGGCCTTGGACCTGCTCACCATGTCGCGCACCTGCCGGCGCAGGTCTGCGGCGTCATAGATGATGCCGTCCTTCACGGTGTAGGCGATGCCGCCGATCCGCTCGACCTTGCCGGTCTCGTCGTTGAGCTTGATCGTGCCGGTGCCGAACAGCAGCTTCATGTTGGCGGCGGGGTTGCCCTTGACGATGGCGAGGTCCGCCTTGCGGCCGACGCGGATCGTGCCGACCTGATCCTCGTGGCCGAGCACCTTGGCGCCGACCTGCGTCGCGGCATGGATCACTTCGAGCGGCGAGAAGCCGGCCTCGCGCATCAGCTCCATCTCCTGGATGTAGCCGAAGCCGTAGAGATTGTAGATGTAGCCGGCATCGCTGCCGATCGAGACGAGCCCGCCGCGATTCTTGTACTCGTTCACGAACTGCATCCACAGCCGGTAATTCTCCTTCCACGCCATCTCGTCCTCGGTGGTCCAGTCGAACCAGTAGGCGCCGTGGTTGACGCGGCTCGGGCGGTAGAAGTCCCACAGCCCCGGCATGGTATAATCGGCATGCCATTCCGCGCGGCTCATCCGCATGAAATCGCGGCTGGTGAGATAGGCGGTGAAGGTGGGATCGAGCGCGAAATTGCGTTCGAGCAAGGTGTCCATCACCGCGTTCCACTTGTCCGATCCGGGCTTGGCGGTCTGCGCCCAGAGCCGGCCGGATTCGCCGAAGCGCATCTGCTCGTCATTGTTGATGAAGTCGGCGGGCCAGGCCTGGATGCGCTTGTCGGTGAACATCGCCTCGGGCAGCCCGTACCAATGCTCCATCGATTCCAGGCCGTGCGCGGAGGTGGTCAGCACATTGGCGTAGGCGACGCTGGGCTGGGCATGGTGCATGGTGCTGCGCAGGCCGATCTTCCTGGTCTCCTCGATCGCGGCGAACAGCACGTCTTCGGCGCCGCCGATGAACTTGATGCCGTCCGCCCCGCGCTTCTTGGCTTCCTGGATGGCGAGGCGCGCCTGCACCGGATCGTTGACCGGCGTGGTGCGGATCTGGTGGAACATGGGATAGATATCGATGCGGGGCGCGACGATCTCGTTGCGGGCCGAGCGGTCCTTGATGCCCTTCAGCCACTCGATCGGCTGGCCGCTGCCGAGATCGCGCACCGAGGTGATGCCGTTCGCCATCCAGAGTTTCAGGATATATTCGGACGGCACCTTCTGGTCGTCCGCCATGTTGTGGAGGTGGACATGGCCATCGACGAAGCCCGGCATCACCGTATAGCCGGTCAGGTCCATCTCATAGTCGCCCTTGGCGGCGCGGGCGCTTTCGTCGATCGCCTTGGGCACGCCGATGCTCTTGATCTGGGCGATGCGGTCATTCTCGATGACGAGGTCGATCGGCCCCTGCGGCGGCGCGCCGGTGCCGTCGATGATCGTCACGTTGCGCAGCACGACGCGGGCATAGGGGCCGACGCCCTCCTTGCGCGCCGGAATGGCGTCTGGCGGCACGGCGCCGGCGGGGGCTGCCTGCGCCACGGTCGGCATGGCGAGGGCGAGCGGGGCGGTCATGAGCAGCAGAGCGCGGCGCAGTTTGAGCATGGCACGGGTTTCCCTGTTGACGATGTGCAAGGAAAAGCCGGCGGACCCCGAAGCGCCCGCCGGCAACATCCTGTCGATCAGAACTTGACGCGGGCGCCCGCGAAGAAGCGAACCCCCATGAGATCATAAAGCGAGATGTCGACATTGGCGTCGCCGACATAGGTCGTGCCGAGGATCGGCGGCTGCTTGTCAAAGACATTGTCGACACCGCCGAAGAAGGTGAAATTCTCCGACACTTCATAGTTGGTCGAAAGATCGAAATACCAGACCGGGTCGAGCTTGCCGATGCTGGTCGTCACCGTCTTGTAGGGCGTGATCGCGCCGACCATGCGGCCCTGCGCGCGCAGGGTGAACGGACCGTTGTTGTAGGATGCGTTCACGTTCAGCTTGAAGTCCGGGATGATGAAGCCGCCATTGCCCTGCGAACAGCCGCCGCCATAATGGCCGGCGCAATCGAGCGGCTCGGCGGTCGACAGCGTCTGGATCGAGCGTTCGAA
The window above is part of the Sphingomonas sanxanigenens DSM 19645 = NX02 genome. Proteins encoded here:
- a CDS encoding amidohydrolase family protein, whose product is MLKLRRALLLMTAPLALAMPTVAQAAPAGAVPPDAIPARKEGVGPYARVVLRNVTIIDGTGAPPQGPIDLVIENDRIAQIKSIGVPKAIDESARAAKGDYEMDLTGYTVMPGFVDGHVHLHNMADDQKVPSEYILKLWMANGITSVRDLGSGQPIEWLKGIKDRSARNEIVAPRIDIYPMFHQIRTTPVNDPVQARLAIQEAKKRGADGIKFIGGAEDVLFAAIEETRKIGLRSTMHHAQPSVAYANVLTTSAHGLESMEHWYGLPEAMFTDKRIQAWPADFINNDEQMRFGESGRLWAQTAKPGSDKWNAVMDTLLERNFALDPTFTAYLTSRDFMRMSRAEWHADYTMPGLWDFYRPSRVNHGAYWFDWTTEDEMAWKENYRLWMQFVNEYKNRGGLVSIGSDAGYIYNLYGFGYIQEMELMREAGFSPLEVIHAATQVGAKVLGHEDQVGTIRVGRKADLAIVKGNPAANMKLLFGTGTIKLNDETGKVERIGGIAYTVKDGIIYDAADLRRQVRDMVSRSKAERGLPPGIMTIVNAEPAAN
- a CDS encoding amino acid permease, whose amino-acid sequence is MGLLGPIKPIDSGETKQHGRSLKATLSWPHLVALGVGAIVGTGIYTLTGVGADRAGPAVILAFAIAGAVCACAALAYAELATMIPTAGSAYTYTYSVLGEALAWVVGWSLILEYSLACSTVAVGWGGYLVGWLQSAGVVLPAALLAGPHGGGIVNLPAVMVSLAVMGMLLAGTRESATLNIVLVIIKLVALSIFVVFALPAFNADNLTPFMPYGFGSAEVNGAPRGVMAAAAIVFFAFYGFDAVATSAEEAKNPGRDLTIGIMGSMAVCTLIYMLVAIAAIGALPYLTLANSPEPLALVLRTLGQPTVAYLVALAALIALPSVILVMMYGQSRIFFVMSRDGLLPRRLSQVSANGSPRLITIITGLFVALAAGLFRLDEIAALANAGTLIAFIAVGLCLMVLRRRSPELVRVFRCPAPYLVGTLAVLGCLYLLFSLPSSTLINFLGWNAIGLIIYFAYGRNRSVITTTGAGASEAGLPA
- a CDS encoding amidohydrolase family protein — encoded protein: MQLTRKGFLGLATSALAAAAVRPALAATPKATDKVMPARRTLIRGADIITMDRTLGEIAAGDVLIDKGRIAAVGKGLRADDAELVDGRGMILMPGMIDGHRHMWEGMDNGVIAKISRSIGNYNEYKLRTMVCYRPEDAWLAQYASAIQAIDSGVTSVIDYCHIFHTAELAEQGARGLIESGIAGTFCYQVSHSPTYTAGDTVRMADANAMRNAPADDIHWRTVEQLRARVFTGTDGLIRFGLCLSPGMNGRPMKDLAAEFAKVRSYRPHIVAQHHHRAKAVLAPDLFNQFEQLGPAGLLGPDYHVTHGNGMTDAELAMCRDTGTMICSTTMGEHSYPYPSVHGRAREMGVAVGIGVDGALAFTHDYFQHVRGAFYNLFRTDEGKAIAARYQGEDALDFVTRLGARAIREEGVTGTISVGKRADLLLLKTDRINFPIVGPLADRVANYANQPDIDTVWIAGVVRKRGGAMVGVDMRALKARINEASTRINREGATITFL
- a CDS encoding DUF885 domain-containing protein, whose product is MKTLTLAMLAASVAAASPAHAQDADARLKALYEREWTWRQTELARVRDASGRWIDGADHLPRVDAASQAARLAYWDKALAELKAIPLDRLSAEEKVNYAIFKASVGTLATNIRYKTYEAPFNADTFFWAGHHPRSGGFATAAAYRAYIARMRDIPRYFDEQTANMRAGLKRGYSVPRVVVTGRDATIVPYTEAGADNPFMAPFAAMPTAIPAAEQATLKAEAEGVVRDTVVPAYAKLLTFIRTDYMTQARTTLAGEKMPGGAAFYQAQIKGFTTLDLTAEQIHEMGRKEVARIYAEMETVKAQTGFKGSMAEFLVFLRTDPQFYPKTPRELLSFSAYVAKRVDGVLADYIGFLPRRRFTILPVPPALAPIYTGGRGGLESCLMNTYDLPSRPLYTLTALTLHECNPGHSFQAAVAAEAKGRPDFRRQTSFSGYGEGWALYLEWLGTKMGVYDTPYENFGRLSYEIWRASRLVIDTGIHHYGWSREQAQQYMRDHTAHSEREIETEIDRYIAWPGQALAYKLGEMLIRRKRAEAEAKLGTAFDQRAFHDCILALGSVPLDVLEARLDQFIADGGTLPEGWNPALPE